The Vicia villosa cultivar HV-30 ecotype Madison, WI unplaced genomic scaffold, Vvil1.0 ctg.000305F_1_1, whole genome shotgun sequence DNA segment taTTTAAATACTACTTTTTGTGGATGGAGAAGAATAGTAGGACGATCACTGGGTCTGGGGGATTTCCTTGCTAAACTAGATATTTgaactttttttgttttgttatcgTCAACCTTTTCTTGACAGCTTCTTTTTGTATGCTTGTTTAATACTGCAGTTGCATCTATGCATGGTTAGTAAATTATAAATTCTCAGGAAAGTCTGTTAATATTTAAACTTGCAGTCTTTGTTGCAGATTTCATGCCCCGTGCTTGTTGGATGCACAAATAAACTGATAATATCTGTTTAATACCtttatttagtattattattttcatatttccTAAAATGATGATTCACACTTCTAGGTTTTTTCCCTTTTAACATGTTTATTATGAATATGAATTGTAACTGAACTTTCTTTGCAGTCTTCTGTGAACGGATCTGCTTCAAATCTTCCAGACGGTGCTGGACGGTCTTATGCCACTTCTTTCTCTAGTCAGTCTGGTGCAGCCTCCCCAATTTTTCATCATACTGGTGGGGAGCATTTGCtggtttatttcatttttttcttctatttagtTAATATAATTGCCAAGTTCCTGTTATAGGTGCTATTCAAGGGATGCATAATATTCATGGGAGCTTTAATGTTCCAAACATGCCTGGTACTCTGCCACCAAGAAACTCCACACTAAATAATGTTCCGTCTGGGGGTGTTCAACAACAAGCAGGAAGTCTTTCTAGTGGAAGATTTGCATCCAACAATCTCCCTATTGCATTATCACAGGTTTGTGTTGGTGTCATGTGTGTTTTCTAAGACACATCTAGAGTAATAACTAATAACTGAAAATTTGATAATACTTTCACCTCTTCTTTCTGTCATTTTATTACTGTTATGTTATTTACTAGGTTTTCGCTTTTCACCTTTATCAATTGTATTTTGCAGCTATCTCATGGAAGTTCctatggacattcaggagtcacCAATAGAGGAGGTACAAGTGTTGTAGGAAACCCTGGATTTAGTAGTAGCACAAATGAATTTGGTGGTTCTATTCCTGGGTTTCCTGCATCTATTGGTAATCGAAGTGCTGTTCCAGGATTAGGAGTATCCCCAATTTCAGGAAGTGTAGATCCCCGAATCACCAGTTCTTTAGGAAACATGGTTGGCGGGGGGAATATTGGAAGGACTGGAGGATTGTCTGTTCCTGGTCTTGCTTCTCGTCTAAACTTGAGTGCAAACAGTGGATCTGGTGGTTTAGGCATGCAAGGACAAAATCGGTTGATGAGTAGCGTCCTTCCACAAGGTATACATTTTTATAGTCACAGAAACACTGAAATTGGTGCGAGAgtaattttattgttattattctgACCATGTCAATGTTGTCTTCATATTTAGTATCAACTTCTTTTCAAAGGTTCATACATTATTTTGTTGCAAACTTTGTACTAGTAAtttccttataaaattatttttcactgTGAAATGTGTACCACTACAATTCTTTTCGAGCATGACATTTTCTTGTCTTGTTATTTTCAGTATGTTGCATGTGTTTTATAGTGATTGCTTGCAAGCATTGGTTGACAAGTGGTTTGATTACTTTTAGTAGTCATTTACAAGTTACAATGGTGATGGGACATTTATGTAGTCAGTCTTGAATTGTGTTTGCTTTCTTTATCCTATAGATCCATATTCGATATCTATTTTTGTTCACTTCACTCCTATTAAAAGTGCACTCTTTGTCCTGATTTTCTGATCCTAATATTGTCAtttatcaaattatttatttGCAATATTTTATGTGGATTAAAAGTTTTTCTGACTGTCAGTTACCATGCTGTCAAAAAAACCGTGTTTTATCTTATTACCATACATGTCTTTTTTTCTATTAACATAAAACTTATATAAACTATATATGTTggataaaaacatgatttttgatAGAACATTCTGACGTAGTTTGATCCATATAGCCGGCCCCACTTAGTGGGAAAaacttgattgttgttgttgtaactaTATATGCTCATCCAATGTCTCATCCAATGGCTGATGAGACCATTTTAATTATTGAACACATAGGTCGAAAACAATTTGCTAGCCTAACTTCAAAGAAGAAACAGTGTGCCTTAATTATTCCAGCAAGGTCATGTTGGGTGgtaaaaatgaaaatggaaagtTCTGTATGCTGCAGACGATTCAACATTTCAGCTATTGTATACTATTGAGCTAATAGACCATCATCGTATACGAATGAAAAGAGAACAGGCTTCTCAGAAACCAGTAACCCACCACATGCTGGTCAAAAGTTGCTGTGGAGGAAACTGGGGTCAAGGCACTCCACTGCTGAGGCCTATCTGCGAGCAACAGGCTGCAGTTTTCAGCCTCTACTTTAAACCACTCTACTCCGCTGTAGCATGCTATTGCTAACCTAGAATTTGAGACACGTGGATGATCAGTCTCATTATAGAAGAATATAAGGAAACAGAAATTACACAAAGTAGTTGAAGTTGGTTAAGAATAGTTAATTGCATTACTAGTTGGGTGGTTAGATTATATAGTGGGAGGAGAGTAGATGATTATTCattatgtttttattcttttGAAACTCAAGCCTTAACTTTTTTTTAGTAAAGGAAAATCCTTGGAAGGAGGACTCTCTTTGGGTTCTATCCTTGTAAATCAATAAACACTACCAAAGCATTAattttccttttccttctttttttcatcTCTCAGAAAATTCTACTGTTCCTGGGTTCCTATCACATGTTgagtttatttataataattattatactaTGCTACTTTGCGGTGACAACATCTTTATTCAGGATCTCCGCAGGTGCTTTCAATGTCAGGGAATTCTTATCCTAGTGCTGGAGGCCCGCTTTCTCAAAGCCATGTTCACGCAGTAAATAACTTGAACACTATGAGGATGTTGAATGATGTAAATTCCAATGATAGTTCACCATTTGACCTCAACGATTTCCCTCAACTGACAAGTCGTCCTGGTTCTGCTGGAGGATCTCAAGGACAGTTGGGTATGCAAATGCAATTGTATTTTATATTTGATGCTTTTGATTACTTCTACAATAATGATACAAACACAAAATTGCAGGTTCTTTACGGAATCAGGGTCTTGGTGTTAGTCCTATTGGTCAACAAAACCATGAATTTAGCATTCAAAATGAAGATTTCCCTGCATTACCAGGATTCAAAGGTGTACTGTTGTTTGACTAAAACATGTGACTTTATCGTTCATTTTTTTGTTGCAATATTGGTGGATCtataaaagtttatttttttagaaatcaATCATAGAATGAACTTTATGCTTTCTTTTGGAAGGTCTTTTGGACCTTCAATGCTTCGCTTTATTACTCTCAGTTTTATTCTCATGTTGCTCTTGATAGGTTATAATAGGCATATGCTCTTGATAGATTATTATAAGCATATGATCCTGGTTATATCGTATAACCATCTTCAGTTTTGAAGTTTAAAAGTAACTTTTTTGAGAAATCAATCGTAGAATGAACTTTATGTTCTCTTTTGTAATAGAATTGATAGGTAGAGATAGCAAATACATTTTGGATCTAAATAACTTTTGATTTCTGAAATTTGTTAGTTACAACTTGCTGCAACTGTCTGCTTTATATATAGCACAGACTAGTTGACCTGCAATAGCAGGTTTTATCAATGCTCAAGCTGACATGTGTCAGTCTTGAGCCTAAGCCTATTACATACTCTAATATTTTGGAAGGTCTTTTGGAGCTTCAATGCCTGGCTTTATTACTCTTTGTTTGATTCTCATGTTGCTCTTGATAGGTTATTATGGTCATATGCTCTTGATATGTTATTATAGGCATGTGCTCCTGGTTGTGTGTCAAGCATATGTACTGTATGTTATAAATTTAATGAAGATGCCTTAATGTAATGTTGCCAAGCAACTAATTACTTAGGTTTGTACTGATGAGTCTTTGATTGTTATGGTGTAAATGACAACTTTGTCACTTGAATGAAAGTTGCCAATTTACCCCCAGAGATGTTTCTGACCATATTATGTGTACAGGTGTTAGTGCAGATTATGATATGGATATGCACCAGAAAGAACAACTTCATGACAATGCTATGCCAATGATGCAATCTCAGCATTTCTCTGTGAGTAACATGTTATAAAAGATCGAAAACTCATGCTATATAGAGATCCACATAAATATAATATTGATAGGTCTGAAGCTCTCATTTCTCAACTTTTCATACTTTCAATCAGCAGATGGGGAGGTCTGCTGGTTTCAGCTTGGGGGGAACATATTCATCCCATCGTCCCCAACCGCAACAGCATAATCCTTCAGTCAGCAGTGGCAGTGGCTCGTTCTCATCGGCAAATAACCAGGATCTTCTCCATCAACATGGGTCAGATATTTTTCCGTCTTCACGTTCTGCCTATCAGTCACAGGTTCGCAATTTTTCTACGACGAATGGGGgaacttgttttttttaattatgaaatCTCCCTTCTCCATTTCAGCTTGTTTTTCATAAGTGCCTGCATAAACTAAAATAATGTAATTCCTTCTGGAGCATGTATTTCTGACATTCAAATCACTCTGCATTTTTTTAAGACAAATGGACCTCCTGGCATTGGATTGAGGCCTTTAAATTCTTCAAATACAGTTTCTGGTATGGGTTCATCATACGACCAACTCATTCAACAATATCAACAGCAAAAGAATCAATCCCAGTTTCGTCTTCAAATGCCATCTCTAAATCAGTCTTTTAGGGATCAGGGCATGATGTCTATGCAAGCTGCACAATCACCAGATCCATATGGTTTGCTTGGCCTGTTAAGTGTAATCAGGATGAACGATCTTGACTTGGCATCTCTTGCTCTTGGAATTGATCTCACTACACTTGGCTTAAATCTTA contains these protein-coding regions:
- the LOC131626553 gene encoding probable NOT transcription complex subunit VIP2 isoform X2, which encodes MSGFLNSSVNGSASNLPDGAGRSYATSFSSQSGAASPIFHHTGAIQGMHNIHGSFNVPNMPGTLPPRNSTLNNVPSGGVQQQAGSLSSGRFASNNLPIALSQLSHGSSYGHSGVTNRGGTSVVGNPGFSSSTNEFGGSIPGFPASIGNRSAVPGLGVSPISGSVDPRITSSLGNMVGGGNIGRTGGLSVPGLASRLNLSANSGSGGLGMQGQNRLMSSVLPQGSPQVLSMSGNSYPSAGGPLSQSHVHAVNNLNTMRMLNDVNSNDSSPFDLNDFPQLTSRPGSAGGSQGQLGSLRNQGLGVSPIGQQNHEFSIQNEDFPALPGFKGVSADYDMDMHQKEQLHDNAMPMMQSQHFSMGRSAGFSLGGTYSSHRPQPQQHNPSVSSGSGSFSSANNQDLLHQHGSDIFPSSRSAYQSQTNGPPGIGLRPLNSSNTVSGMGSSYDQLIQQYQQQKNQSQFRLQMPSLNQSFRDQGMMSMQAAQSPDPYGLLGLLSVIRMNDLDLASLALGIDLTTLGLNLNSSENLHKTFKSPWAEESAKGDPEFNVPQCYYAEQPPALHLGYFSKFSVETLFYIFYSMPKDKAQLCAAIELNNRGWFYHKEYRLWFTRAPNMEPLVKTNTYERGTYHCFDPSSFETVRKDNVVLHYDMLEKRPHLPQH
- the LOC131626553 gene encoding probable NOT transcription complex subunit VIP2 isoform X1 — protein: MSGFLNSSVNGSASNLPDGAGRSYATSFSSQSGAASPIFHHTGAIQGMHNIHGSFNVPNMPGTLPPRNSTLNNVPSGGVQQQAGSLSSGRFASNNLPIALSQLSHGSSYGHSGVTNRGGTSVVGNPGFSSSTNEFGGSIPGFPASIGNRSAVPGLGVSPISGSVDPRITSSLGNMVGGGNIGRTGGLSVPGLASRLNLSANSGSGGLGMQGQNRLMSSVLPQGSPQVLSMSGNSYPSAGGPLSQSHVHAVNNLNTMRMLNDVNSNDSSPFDLNDFPQLTSRPGSAGGSQGQLGSLRNQGLGVSPIGQQNHEFSIQNEDFPALPGFKGVSADYDMDMHQKEQLHDNAMPMMQSQHFSQMGRSAGFSLGGTYSSHRPQPQQHNPSVSSGSGSFSSANNQDLLHQHGSDIFPSSRSAYQSQTNGPPGIGLRPLNSSNTVSGMGSSYDQLIQQYQQQKNQSQFRLQMPSLNQSFRDQGMMSMQAAQSPDPYGLLGLLSVIRMNDLDLASLALGIDLTTLGLNLNSSENLHKTFKSPWAEESAKGDPEFNVPQCYYAEQPPALHLGYFSKFSVETLFYIFYSMPKDKAQLCAAIELNNRGWFYHKEYRLWFTRAPNMEPLVKTNTYERGTYHCFDPSSFETVRKDNVVLHYDMLEKRPHLPQH
- the LOC131626553 gene encoding probable NOT transcription complex subunit VIP2 isoform X3, translated to MHNIHGSFNVPNMPGTLPPRNSTLNNVPSGGVQQQAGSLSSGRFASNNLPIALSQLSHGSSYGHSGVTNRGGTSVVGNPGFSSSTNEFGGSIPGFPASIGNRSAVPGLGVSPISGSVDPRITSSLGNMVGGGNIGRTGGLSVPGLASRLNLSANSGSGGLGMQGQNRLMSSVLPQGSPQVLSMSGNSYPSAGGPLSQSHVHAVNNLNTMRMLNDVNSNDSSPFDLNDFPQLTSRPGSAGGSQGQLGSLRNQGLGVSPIGQQNHEFSIQNEDFPALPGFKGVSADYDMDMHQKEQLHDNAMPMMQSQHFSQMGRSAGFSLGGTYSSHRPQPQQHNPSVSSGSGSFSSANNQDLLHQHGSDIFPSSRSAYQSQTNGPPGIGLRPLNSSNTVSGMGSSYDQLIQQYQQQKNQSQFRLQMPSLNQSFRDQGMMSMQAAQSPDPYGLLGLLSVIRMNDLDLASLALGIDLTTLGLNLNSSENLHKTFKSPWAEESAKGDPEFNVPQCYYAEQPPALHLGYFSKFSVETLFYIFYSMPKDKAQLCAAIELNNRGWFYHKEYRLWFTRAPNMEPLVKTNTYERGTYHCFDPSSFETVRKDNVVLHYDMLEKRPHLPQH